TAAATAATGGCAGATAAATTTTGATAACTATCcttgaacttatctagttataacattacagtccctcaacttaaaaatgtaacataaaaccctatcaactttcaaattttacacagtaaaatccctctaatatTTAATTAccgatttttcagttagacgctaatCTGGACAATTCTAGCATGTAGCTTAGTCAATATTTCGtatttctctctcaagccatgtgtaaattgaatcattttttctCTTTACagacaaaataatttttcacgtatagagagaataattttacactttgcataagagcaGAGAGAGAAATTTTGACTAAGCATCATGCGAGAGCTGTTCACattagtttctaactgaaaaatcagtaagtgaaagtcagagggattttactgtataaaatttgaaagtttaaggGGTTTTATATTACACTTTAAAGTTAAAgtactgtaatgttacaactacaTAAATTCAgggataattattgaaatttatccaaATAATAGCTCATAAAGGTTTATTAGAAAATGGCCCATTAATTAcgacaaataaaaatataagcttTAAGTAAAAAAGGGTAACATATTAAATTAGTTGGCTAAGATATTGGATAAGTGTCAGGTAATTGATTATTCTAGCCCTTATTGTTAGCATAGTTAAACTATGGCCCATAAAATATTGGGTTAAATTATGGCCCATAAAATATTGGATAGTAAAATTTTAGACAAATTAAACAAGTAGGCCATATTTGCATTAAAAACATTCATAAATATCCTACATCTCATAGAAATGCTTACTTTAAACTCTTGaatcataattatattaaatattaattatttacatatttatattcaATAAAACAGTAATGTATCCAAATGATTCAATACATAACTAAACTCGAACCACTAAAGGGGTTCAACAATCTCTTTgcattttttagcaatattttatatttcaatctagcattagcttcaatttcaattttctattttcaattcaaacaaataatttacattttcttTGCATATATTTTAATTCCTGTAAGCAATCTTCTCAATTTTTCATGCAATTTATAGCTTTTTTTTGTCCATATTTCAATTCTTATAAATTTACTTTTAATTTCCAATttataatttacaatttctgtACATATATACTTTTCAAGCAATTAGCCAATCAATGCCCAATTTACTTTTTaagcaaataatttacattttcttTGCATATATTTTAATTCCTGTAAGCAATCTTCTCAATTTTTCATGCAATTTATAGCTTTTTTTTGTCCATATTTCAATTCTTATAAATTTACTTTTAATTTCCAATttataatttacaatttctgtACATATATACTTTTCAAGCAATTAGCCAATCAATGCCCAATTTACTTTTGAAGTGACGATTTAGTTTTTTCAAAGTGATCATTTACTTTTGCATACACAAATTTACCTTCCCCTAAgcaatcaatttatttttttgtaaagCAATCAATTTACTTTTTTCGAAAAGCGATCAATTTACTTTTTCAATGCACATATTTAATTTTCAGCAAAGCTCTCAATTTACTTTTCAATCAAGTGCTCAATTTATTTTTGCaatgtaatatttatattttttgcaATGATCAATTTACTTTTCAAGTACAATTTTACTTTTCAATGCACAAGCCTCCTTTTAAGTTTTCTCAAGTGATCAAGTCATTTTCCAATTTCACAAAAGCCGAACAAGTAAAGATCCTAACGAAGCGCATCCTAGTGGAGTTAGGAAACCAAAGGGAAAGTTAGGTTATTTTTTTCCCACCAATCATTCTATTTAGAATTCAGATTGGGATCATACACATCTCTGATACACTTACAATTCAATTCACACGTGAGGAATGGCCATACATGTTTTTGACACGCGTAAATTGAGTGTAATCAATTTCATGAAGAAATGACAATTTGGCACGCTTGGTGGATGATGCGTGCCAAATGCACCAATCAAATAAAGTACTTTACTAGACTAACTTAGTTGTAGCAAGAGCAAGTAGAGATCGATCCCACAGAGAATGGTTGACTAATTAGCAAAGTGAACTTAAGTATTTTCACATACTAACAATAAAGAAAACAAGGGGTTACTAATCAAATTAAACTGAAAGCTAAAAGTATCAAGAATGCAACTAATACAATATAATAATGGCTTAGTAGAAAGATATATATCCActatgaaaattaagtatcaaTCATTGACACTATTGCAATAATTAATTCACTTAAATAAATTAACTGTAGAAACCAAACAagcattaatttttatatatcaaTTAAGGTCCTCTAAGCCCATAAGGCCGATTTACACTCTAAATAGTGAATTACATACAAGTTCTATTAAGGCCGTCTAAAAAGCTTAATATGACTGATGTTCGAATCATTCGCTTTTCACCATTAGCCTCCAAATACCATGAATAAGACACTCCTAAGCTCCTTTTGCTTCTTTTTATGCTCAATTCATCTCTTTATACTTCATAAGCTCTTACAACTCTTGTAAACACCTAATAACATAACAATAAGCATTAACAAGCTAATTAAAGAAGAAACAAACTCAAAAGGCTAAGTATGTAATGATAAAGATATGCCATTTTACGCAACTATCAATGGGACTATCTCTCATCATCTTTTCGCTCACTTCATTCATTCAAATCTCACAATTTGCACACAAGTATTTTGGTCATCATGCCCAAAACAAGAAGTTTTTATGAAAAAGAAGCTACAGGGCCAAATCTTAAAAGAGTAGTCGATGAAGCTAAACTTAATgtcaatctcaatctcaataaGAACGAACTGACAACGAGTCACCCCCAGCACAAAAGGTGGCTCCAATTGCATTCAATATAGCTAGCATTTTCGCTCAAATTGCTTAACAAGTCATGGAACAAATTAAAGTCAGTATCAAGGCTCCTTTTGAAGTTGGTTTCAAATCTTTATCTGTTCAACTGAAATGGGTTAGCAAAATGTCCAGGAAAAATTCACTTGAAGCAAAAGGGCCAAGACTTCGATAGTCATAGTCAATACCATACAAAAAGGGCCGTCCGAAGACTGAGAATTCGACAACTGAAGTCCAAGACTTCAACAGCCAAAGTACGTGTTGCCTGACTTTTTTACCTTTTTTGTCTAAGGTTCTAAAACATGGTTTCATAGTTCCTAAAGGTCTAGAATAAGATATTTATTATGTGTATAGAGTTTAGAACCTTGTAAAACTTCTTAGGGCCCAATGTTATAAGATCGGACTTGAGGGACTTGAAAAGTTAAGAATCTGAGGACAGCTACCGTTCGAGTTAGGTGGTTTATAGGTTACAAGAAGTGAGtaattctaaccttaataaaagtgaacttcttaaatttaatttatgatcatcCTTATACATTATGTCATATTTGTTTAGGGTGTATATATCTAGAACATGAATATATgcatatttgcattattattgttAGCACATGATGAATTATGGATGACTCACTGACTCTTCCCATAGTTATAACTATattatgttatgtatgttatggatACTTAAAATTCAAGTAGAGATCTTTACAATGCCCTTGGTGCATGACACGTAATGTTTTAAGCAAAAATCCTGAATAGCCTCTGTATGAGCCAAACACATTAGATATATTAAGCGAAATTTCTAAAAAGCCTCTATATAAGCCGAGCACATTAGATTAGGAGTCACCGTGACAAGTTCATTCTATGTAAAATGTGATACGGTTTCTCCTCTTAGTAGCCGATTTCACTAAGAAGAAAGAACAAATGACCATCTTCAAAACAAGCTAAGAAACTCTCttgaaccttcaacccttcaccttTAAAAATCGAGAATCGAAAAATCACAAGAAAGGTAGCCAAGAATAAGACCAATTCATCTATACTAatgaacaaccttgaacatataataaaacttaacaaatcaaggcAAAAATTTGCTAAGAGTAATGGAGAgagttctaagaagaactttgaaGTAAAGCTCTAGCAAtttcattcaaaaaaaaaaaataccatcTGAATTCTGTgtccaaaaataaaataaaagaaagcaGAAATATGGGTTGGGGTATTCTACCAAGATATTTCAATAACCATGGGACATGTGCAAGTCTTGGTTAATACACCAATCTCTCCTAAAAATAGATATAAGGTTCAAACATTAATAGTTAGGGAAGGTAAAGATTCTATATTTGTGGTAGTGGATAGATTTTCTAAGATAGAACATTTCATTCCTTGCCTTTAAACTGATGGTGCCACAAATATTGTTGATTTATTCTTTAGGGAAGTTGTGAGATTACATGGCTTCACTAGGAGCATTGTTagtgatagagatgttaagttcctaaGCTACTTTTGAAAAGTATTATGGGGGTAAGTTGGGTACTAAACTGCTATTTTCTATTACATGTCACCTACAAACTGATGGACAAACCAAGTAGTTAATAAAACTTTAACAACTCCTTTGCGTCTTTGTCGTTAGAAAGAATTTGAAATCATGGGAAGGATATATACCATTTATTGAATTTGCATATAACCGAAGTATGCATTCTTTTACTGGTTTTTCACCTTTTGAGATTATTTATGGGTTTAATCCTTTAACTTCATTAGAATTGTGCAAGAGATTTCAAGTTTAGATGGAAAAAAGAAGGCTGAGTTGGTTAAAAGGATCCATGAACAAGCTAATAGCACAttgagaagaagaataagagataCACAGCCCAAGCTAATAAAGGAAGAAAGCGAGTTACTTTCCAACCAGGAGATTGGGTTTGGATGAATATGAGGAAGGAAAGATTTCCAATTCAAAGAAACTCTAAGCTTCATTCTAGAGCAGATGGTCCATTTCAAGTGGTGGCCAAGATTAATGATAATGCTTATAAGTTGGATCTTCCTAGTAAGTACAATGTAAGTGCTACTTCTAATGTTACTAATCTTTCCCCTTTTGATATAGGTAAAGATTCGAGGATGAATCCTTTTGAAGAGGGAGGAGACGATAGAAATCAACAAGAATAATAAGATCCTAGAAATGTTCATGAGATGATTCAAGATGCAATTGCACAAGAAACTCCAATCACAAGGACTAGAATTTAGAAGATGCAAGAGTTGATTGAGGAAGTAGTTGCACAAGAAGCTAAATATGGAGATACAATCAATAAATTGGGCTTACAAGAAGATGGGAAGTGGCTTAATTTGATCCAAGTCTGCGTGGAAGGTGATAAAAAAAACATTTTGATAGAATTGACGGGTTTCTACGCAAATTCAATGTATCCTTTTTATCTAGGACATgtctaaatatttttattaattatttttttatcaaatttatgTGTTTTGAATCTTATTTATGTGTTTTGGGCTTTAGGTGGGAGTGTAGCCCACACCaacttttttattagtttttagggttttattttattattattttttttagtttaggAATTTAGAGTTTTAGCTGCATATATAAGGCTAACTTAATACTTTTTCAATTGAACATTACATTTGATAAAATTAATACAATTGAGAGATTTTTCCTAAGTTTTTTTTTGAACTAAACTAAATTCTCCAAGAGTGATTAATCTTGTAGGATTTAACAATCTTGATATTTTTTGTTCTTATTTGATTATAAACTTTGGGTCAAGAATCTTTAATTCTATCTTTGAATTATCTTAGTTTTCAATTCTCTATAATTGATATGTCAAGATATTCCTTGATGTTTAAACTTGATTTTGACATTTTTGGGattataaaataaacttgttcatgaGTTCTAGACATCGTTCTTAAGGTTCGCATCACATAACCAATGTAGCAATGCCTTTAATGGATTAAACAAAAGTATCATTTCATATCCAAAAGGCAAAGCCATAGAATTGTTCACACCAAGCTGTCAAGTATATGCTCCCCTTACAACATAATAAAACAGAAGGTACCATGACTATACCACCATACCATATTGACCATGACTATACTATAGTAAGACGGCTATTTACAAGCAATTCTATGATATTGCTTTGTTATATTTAATTTCACATTAAAAGTGTCTTAGTTCAAGTATTGCGGAAACTAAAATGAGAAATAAAGCAGAGACATACAAGCATGGAAAGAGAGCCAAGCCCTTGTAATTGGTTTTAAGTGAGACTTTTGGGGATATAATGCATCAGGGTGCACGAATTAGACCCATTAGAGAGAAAAATTCATCTAGCTAGGAGGTAAAATACTTTTGAGTTAGGCCCAAAATGGGCCCAAAATTTCAAGTAAACTCATTGCAAGGCGCTCTAACGTCTCCAAATCACAATTTCATagtcttatttaaaatttatggTAAAAGCTCCAGACACCTCAATCTCAGAATTACAAATGATAAAATCACCGATACCTTAATCACAGAATTCCTAATGATAAAAGCACTGAGGTAACGAACCAAGAGCGGCGAGCTTGACCTCTCTCTATCATCGTCTGATCATTCGCTGGGCTTTCGTCTTCAACTTTTTCCACTTTTTCACCTCTCTGTTCAACAGGTCCAACTGTAGTGTTCTTGATTACACTGTAGTGCTCTTATTTTCCGTAGATTGCTCCTTTCCCTGTGGCAAAACATCGCCGCCTCCTTGTTCCGCCTTGGATCCACAACACTCCGGGGAATTGCCGTCGATTTCTGGCAGTTCCGTCGATACATCGAGGGTTAACTCCGGTAGCTGCCGCTTTCTACCACGTCCCATGGCTAAAGGACCGAGAACGAGAGATGACCAGAGAACGAGAAAGTATTCATCACAGAAAGAAATAAAATTacggaagaagaaagaagagaggGTTTCATAGGGAAACGCGAGGAAAGAATGAAAACAGGTTTTGGATTTAAGACAACGAAAACAGTGGGTAGGGATTTCTTGTGGCAATTTGACATAATCTTTCATTCAAATCCATTACAAACATAGAATTTTAATTAtgtttcttaaaattaatttacaaaaattacacttCATTCGATCCTTTAATTTCTCGGGAAACAAAcataaaatagtaattttaaaaGACTCACTGTAGCCATTGTCGACGAGGTAATTGAAGGAGTGGGCATCGCAGTTGTCAGTAAACTTATTGTTGGTGGTAGGGAGCTTCCGGAGGCACTGAAACGCTATGGAATTGAAATTGCCACTGAATTCTGTGTACTCAGCAAGAATCACATTTCCACATGAAACGAATGAGTAGATCAACGATTGCTGGCCCATTTTGGTTATTTGATAAAGCGATTAAAGGTCTTGAACTCGTGCAGAGAGAGATCTGAGAATTTGATCGAAAATATCTCACCTCCCCTTCTTTTGCTTTCTTTTCCCACCAGAGAGAGGGAGCGAGGGGTTGTTGATGAGGTTTTAAAGCAGGGATAGTTAAAAGGAAGAGTGGGGTTTGGGGTTTAATGATAGGTTTAATTTTTGACTAACTTACAGCTAAAGTCCTTAAGCTATGTTAAAATCTACCTATCAatctattttatttttagaaaaaaaaaatctattttatTTTCAGTAAATATTTGTACTAATATT
Above is a genomic segment from Hevea brasiliensis isolate MT/VB/25A 57/8 chromosome 17, ASM3005281v1, whole genome shotgun sequence containing:
- the LOC131175426 gene encoding putative vesicle-associated membrane protein 726; translation: MGQQSLIYSFVSCGNVILAEYTEFSGNFNSIAFQCLRKLPTTNNKFTDNCDAHSFNYLVDNGYTMGRGRKRQLPELTLDVSTELPEIDGNSPECCGSKAEQGGGDVLPQGKEQSTENKSTTV